A genomic window from Streptomyces sp. NBC_00234 includes:
- a CDS encoding NADH-quinone oxidoreductase subunit C → MNANPSADASSDASEAYDRLPDAVTEIFGEEATAEFAYDLLTVDVPAASWTAALETARDRLGLSYFDWLSAVDEPGTGFRVCAHLAAPRAGTVRSLMVRTTVPHDAPSLATAIGVYAGADWHERETHEMFGIAFEGHPHLVPLLLPENFEGYPLRKDFVLAARVVKAWPGAKEPGESEHGGPKRRTMLPPGVPDPNEWGPLKGQLPPAPARPARAARPAGDRPVRRARTAGEGEATETAARRPRTEAEPTESATPTGPVRRSRSVSQGSASQQPAPTTPDTTPAEPAPDTTPAEPAPDTTPAEPAPRPSRSPDAPWHNVAPEAPESARPSAGEGEGKGKGEGEDKAAAPTDKPAAPTEQPDTTPTPPPAPEPEADPDRPAGGDTA, encoded by the coding sequence GTGAACGCGAACCCCTCCGCGGACGCGTCGTCCGATGCGTCCGAGGCATACGACCGGCTCCCGGACGCCGTCACCGAGATCTTCGGCGAAGAGGCCACGGCCGAATTCGCCTACGACCTGCTGACCGTGGACGTCCCGGCGGCCTCCTGGACCGCCGCCCTGGAAACGGCCAGGGACCGGCTCGGCCTCAGTTACTTCGACTGGCTCAGCGCCGTCGACGAACCGGGCACGGGCTTCCGCGTCTGCGCCCACCTCGCAGCTCCCCGGGCCGGTACGGTCCGGAGCCTGATGGTCCGTACGACCGTCCCGCACGACGCCCCCTCCCTCGCCACGGCCATCGGCGTCTACGCGGGCGCCGACTGGCACGAGCGCGAGACGCACGAGATGTTCGGCATCGCTTTCGAGGGCCACCCGCACCTGGTCCCGCTGCTGCTGCCCGAGAACTTCGAGGGCTACCCGCTCCGCAAGGACTTCGTCCTGGCGGCCCGGGTCGTCAAGGCGTGGCCCGGCGCGAAGGAGCCGGGCGAGTCCGAGCACGGCGGTCCCAAGCGGCGCACGATGCTGCCGCCCGGCGTCCCCGACCCGAACGAGTGGGGCCCCCTGAAGGGCCAGCTCCCGCCCGCCCCGGCCCGCCCCGCCAGGGCAGCCCGCCCCGCGGGCGACCGCCCGGTACGCCGGGCCCGGACCGCGGGTGAGGGCGAGGCCACGGAGACCGCCGCCCGCCGGCCCCGCACCGAGGCCGAGCCGACGGAATCCGCGACGCCGACGGGCCCGGTGCGCCGCAGCCGCAGCGTGTCCCAGGGCTCGGCAAGCCAACAGCCGGCCCCGACCACCCCGGACACCACCCCCGCGGAACCCGCTCCGGACACCACCCCCGCGGAACCCGCCCCGGACACCACCCCCGCGGAACCCGCCCCGCGCCCGTCCCGCAGCCCGGACGCGCCGTGGCACAACGTGGCCCCGGAGGCTCCCGAGTCCGCCCGTCCTTCTGCGGGCGAGGGCGAGGGCAAGGGCAAGGGCGAGGGCGAGGACAAGGCCGCCGCCCCCACCGACAAGCCCGCCGCCCCCACCGAGCAGCCCGACACCACCCCGACGCCGCCCCCGGCCCCCGAGCCCGAGGCCGACCCCGACCGTCCCGCCGGAGGCGATACCGCGTGA
- a CDS encoding complex I subunit 1/NuoH family protein, whose protein sequence is MNDVLDVALRLLIVFAVFMLVPLIVGQTEHKVMAHMQGRLGPMYAGGFHGWAQLAADGVKFVQKEDIVPAEADRRVFQLAPAVALLPYLLVLVAIPIGPSEGAVGQVVDAGIFFVLAVMGIGVLGSLMAGWASANKFSLLGGLRTAAQLLAYELPMLLAAASVAMAAGTVSLPGILNAFEWWWLPWQIVGALVFFVAGLAELQRPPFDMPVADSEIIFGAYTEYTGLRFALFLLAEYAGIVVLCGLTTVLFLGGWHGPLGADGLGWVWTLLKTAVLAFVVIWLRVTYPRLREDQLQKLAWTTLIPLALAQIALTGIVKVAIN, encoded by the coding sequence GTGAACGACGTACTCGACGTCGCCCTCCGGCTCCTCATCGTCTTCGCCGTGTTCATGCTCGTCCCGCTGATCGTGGGACAGACCGAACACAAGGTGATGGCCCACATGCAGGGCCGCCTCGGCCCCATGTACGCGGGTGGCTTCCACGGCTGGGCCCAGCTCGCCGCGGACGGCGTGAAGTTCGTGCAGAAGGAGGACATCGTCCCGGCGGAAGCCGACCGACGCGTCTTCCAGCTCGCACCCGCCGTCGCCCTGCTCCCGTACCTCCTCGTGCTCGTCGCCATCCCGATCGGCCCGAGCGAGGGCGCGGTCGGCCAGGTCGTCGACGCGGGCATCTTCTTCGTGCTCGCCGTGATGGGCATCGGCGTGCTCGGCTCGCTCATGGCGGGCTGGGCCTCGGCCAACAAGTTCTCCCTCCTCGGCGGACTGCGCACCGCCGCGCAGCTGCTCGCGTACGAGCTGCCGATGCTGCTCGCCGCCGCCTCCGTCGCCATGGCGGCGGGCACGGTCTCCCTCCCCGGCATCCTCAACGCCTTCGAGTGGTGGTGGCTGCCCTGGCAGATCGTCGGAGCCCTGGTCTTCTTCGTGGCCGGCCTCGCCGAACTCCAGCGCCCCCCGTTCGACATGCCGGTCGCCGACTCGGAGATCATCTTCGGCGCCTACACCGAGTACACCGGCCTGCGCTTCGCGCTGTTCCTGCTCGCCGAGTACGCGGGCATCGTCGTCCTGTGCGGGCTGACCACCGTCCTCTTCCTCGGCGGCTGGCACGGGCCGCTCGGCGCCGACGGCCTCGGCTGGGTCTGGACCCTCCTCAAGACCGCGGTCCTCGCCTTCGTCGTCATCTGGCTGCGCGTCACCTACCCCCGACTCCGCGAGGACCAGTTGCAGAAGCTCGCCTGGACCACGCTCATCCCGCTCGCGCTCGCGCAGATCGCGCTCACCGGCATCGTGAAGGTGGCGATCAACTGA
- a CDS encoding NuoI/complex I 23 kDa subunit family protein, which yields MAPIPGSGLAKGLAVTLRTMTKRTVTAQYPDVQPELPPRSRGVIGLFEENCTVCMLCARECPDWCIYIDSHKETVPAAAPGGRERSRNVLDRFAIDFALCMYCGICIEVCPFDALFWSPEFEYAETDILELTHERDKLRDWMWTVPEPPALDPGAEEPKELAAARKTAEKLKAQQQAEEAEQAEQAGTPQGQTDQQTQQPEEPGQEGQE from the coding sequence ATGGCTCCGATCCCCGGCTCCGGCCTGGCCAAGGGCCTCGCAGTCACCCTGCGGACCATGACGAAGCGCACGGTCACCGCGCAGTACCCCGACGTCCAGCCCGAACTGCCGCCCCGCAGCCGCGGCGTCATCGGACTGTTCGAGGAGAACTGCACGGTCTGCATGCTCTGCGCCCGTGAGTGCCCCGACTGGTGCATCTACATCGACTCCCACAAGGAGACGGTGCCCGCCGCCGCTCCGGGGGGCCGCGAGCGCAGCCGCAACGTCCTCGACCGCTTCGCGATCGACTTCGCCCTCTGCATGTACTGCGGTATCTGCATCGAGGTGTGTCCCTTCGACGCGCTGTTCTGGTCTCCGGAGTTCGAGTACGCCGAGACGGACATCCTCGAACTCACCCATGAGCGCGACAAGCTCCGCGACTGGATGTGGACGGTGCCGGAGCCGCCCGCACTCGACCCGGGAGCCGAGGAGCCGAAGGAGCTCGCCGCCGCACGCAAGACGGCGGAGAAGCTGAAGGCCCAGCAGCAGGCCGAAGAGGCCGAGCAGGCCGAGCAGGCCGGGACGCCCCAGGGGCAGACCGACCAGCAGACCCAGCAGCCCGAGGAACCCGGACAGGAGGGCCAGGAGTGA
- a CDS encoding NADH-quinone oxidoreductase subunit J family protein, translating into MTLAAAAAHPGFLSPTGVEIAFLLVGLATFGAAVITVTTRQLVHAALWLVVALGGIAVEYLLLTAEFIAWVQVLIYVGSVVVLLLFGLMLTKAPIGRSPDADSGNRWVALGVAAVAAAALVWVVVDAFRTTWIDLDGPAQGSTDATGEFLFRHWVLPFEALSVLLLAALIGAIVLSRKDREDKS; encoded by the coding sequence GTGACTCTCGCAGCCGCCGCGGCCCACCCGGGATTCCTTTCCCCGACCGGTGTGGAGATCGCCTTTCTCCTGGTCGGCCTCGCCACCTTCGGCGCGGCCGTCATCACCGTCACGACCAGGCAGCTCGTGCACGCCGCACTCTGGCTGGTCGTGGCGCTCGGCGGCATCGCCGTCGAGTACCTCCTGCTCACCGCCGAGTTCATCGCCTGGGTGCAGGTACTGATCTACGTCGGTTCCGTGGTCGTCCTCCTCCTCTTCGGGCTGATGCTCACCAAGGCCCCCATCGGCCGCTCCCCGGATGCCGACTCGGGCAACCGCTGGGTCGCTCTCGGCGTGGCCGCCGTCGCTGCCGCCGCCCTCGTCTGGGTGGTCGTGGACGCCTTCCGGACCACCTGGATCGACCTGGACGGCCCGGCGCAGGGCTCCACCGACGCGACCGGAGAGTTCCTCTTCCGGCACTGGGTGCTGCCCTTCGAAGCGCTCTCCGTCCTGCTGCTCGCCGCCCTCATCGGCGCGATCGTCCTGTCCCGCAAGGACCGAGAGGACAAGAGCTGA
- the nuoK gene encoding NADH-quinone oxidoreductase subunit NuoK encodes MHLAYPAVLAALLFCTGLYGVLARRNAILVLMSVELMLNAVNLNLVAFDVWLREALHSGQALTLFTIAIAAAEIGIGMAIVLAVYRNRGSSDVDRLRDTAETDAAETLPGDEDIHGTEDQATAPAGKAKKAEATA; translated from the coding sequence ATGCACCTCGCCTATCCCGCCGTGCTCGCCGCCCTCCTCTTCTGCACCGGGCTCTACGGAGTGCTCGCCCGCCGCAACGCGATCCTGGTCCTGATGTCCGTCGAGCTGATGCTCAACGCCGTCAACCTCAACCTGGTCGCCTTCGACGTCTGGCTGCGCGAGGCCCTCCACTCCGGCCAGGCCCTCACGCTCTTCACCATCGCCATCGCCGCGGCCGAGATCGGCATCGGCATGGCGATCGTCCTCGCCGTCTACCGCAACCGCGGCAGCTCCGACGTCGACCGCCTCCGCGACACCGCCGAGACCGACGCCGCCGAGACGCTCCCCGGTGACGAGGACATCCACGGCACCGAAGACCAGGCCACTGCTCCGGCAGGGAAGGCAAAGAAGGCTGAGGCCACCGCGTGA